One genomic segment of Amycolatopsis granulosa includes these proteins:
- a CDS encoding MFS transporter, giving the protein MTGTHVPDALAEPVVPVRAGWVGLLFGANTGLWLGIYAPIQVLLPEQAELLDGAHKELAFGIVTGVGALVALLTNPLVGLASDRTRSRFGRRHPWTLAGALCGALGLVVLALAGHVAVMVAGWCLVQAGLGGMLATLTSAVPDRVPVGQRARIGGLVGISQMLGTVLGAVLVTVVVTSLPGGYLACAAVVVVGAVAFVLRTADSTAVASNRPVRGRRAVVAGLWVSPRRHPDFAWAWGCHFLINLGNALGTFFLLFFLADAVHYADPDTGLLIMMGLYGVALVIGGLVVGFLSDRTGRRKPFVLAAAVVMAAAAIVLVLWQTWPAALAASPLLGIGFGAYWAVALAILTEVLPAAQDRAKDLGVVNVANALPQVIAPLAATGILAGMGGYPGLFAASAVATLAAGAFILGVRSVR; this is encoded by the coding sequence ATGACCGGAACGCATGTCCCCGACGCCCTCGCCGAGCCGGTCGTACCCGTCCGGGCGGGCTGGGTCGGCCTGCTCTTCGGCGCGAACACCGGCCTCTGGCTCGGCATCTACGCCCCGATCCAGGTGCTGCTGCCCGAGCAGGCCGAGCTCCTGGACGGCGCGCACAAGGAACTGGCGTTCGGCATCGTCACCGGCGTCGGCGCGCTGGTCGCGCTGCTCACCAACCCGCTGGTCGGGCTGGCTTCGGACCGCACACGCTCCCGGTTCGGCCGTCGGCACCCGTGGACGCTCGCCGGAGCGCTGTGCGGCGCGCTCGGACTGGTCGTGCTGGCGCTGGCCGGTCACGTGGCCGTCATGGTCGCCGGCTGGTGCCTGGTCCAGGCCGGGCTCGGCGGCATGCTCGCCACGCTCACCTCGGCGGTGCCCGATCGGGTGCCGGTCGGGCAGCGCGCGCGGATCGGCGGGCTGGTGGGCATCAGCCAGATGCTGGGCACGGTGCTCGGCGCCGTGCTGGTGACGGTCGTGGTCACCAGCCTGCCGGGTGGCTACCTGGCGTGCGCGGCGGTGGTGGTCGTCGGCGCCGTCGCGTTCGTCCTGCGCACGGCGGACAGCACGGCCGTCGCATCCAATCGGCCGGTGCGTGGCCGGCGGGCGGTGGTGGCCGGGCTGTGGGTGTCGCCGCGGCGGCACCCGGACTTCGCGTGGGCCTGGGGCTGCCACTTCCTGATCAACCTCGGCAACGCGCTCGGCACGTTCTTCCTGCTGTTCTTCCTCGCCGACGCGGTGCACTACGCCGACCCGGACACCGGGTTGCTGATCATGATGGGTCTCTACGGCGTCGCGCTGGTGATCGGCGGGCTGGTGGTGGGGTTCCTGTCCGACCGCACCGGTCGCCGCAAGCCGTTCGTGCTGGCCGCGGCCGTGGTCATGGCCGCGGCGGCGATCGTGCTGGTGCTCTGGCAGACCTGGCCGGCGGCGCTGGCCGCGTCCCCGCTGCTCGGCATCGGGTTCGGCGCCTACTGGGCGGTCGCGCTGGCGATCCTCACCGAGGTGCTGCCCGCCGCGCAGGACCGCGCGAAGGACCTGGGCGTGGTCAACGTCGCGAACGCGCTGCCGCAGGTGATCGCGCCGCTCGCCGCGACCGGCATCCTCGCGGGGATGGGCGGTTACCCCGGCCTGTTCGCCGCGTCCGCGGTCGCGACCCTCGCGGCCGGCGCGTTCATCCTGGGCGTGCGGTCCGTGCGGTGA